The sequence below is a genomic window from Corythoichthys intestinalis isolate RoL2023-P3 chromosome 12, ASM3026506v1, whole genome shotgun sequence.
TGATATATGTGATCGAGTGCGGGCGCTTCTGCGCTCGGCTCAGTTTGGTACATTCGCCCCCTCCCAGTCGTAATGgattgaactagggctgcagctatcgattattttagtagtcgattaatctatcaactatttagtttgaataatggAGTAATCAGATTAAGAACATatgatgcgttgcagaataaattttaggagatgtaaaacaaaggcatactaagattgcactttcaaaagagcattaaatgcgaatacaaaataaaattcctgagtgtttcttcaaactatgcaaaattgcactttcatttaaaaatacctgcgctcagcctcaaacggtataaaaaataaataaatgaggatctaagtacaaaaagagaacaattatatacttgtatagcaaaagtctgctagcttaaattctattaaaatgctaactttttaaatattattcttttaacaaatcattcaaagatatattcccacaaaaaaattggctaaataaacccataaactaaataacaaatgcataaaaaaaacttacaaacttagcttatgttggtcttaacagggagctgctgaattcagccatgtgaaataaatTATGTCATGATTACTGTTGccattagagggcagtgtatccaccctaatcaataaagctaaacgcaaataattttaaataaatgaatgaggatctaagcacaacaaaagaacgattggctaacttgcatagcaaaagtctgctttcttaaatactataaaatgctaacatttattttttttcttacaatgctcttaactaataattcaaacacatatttccacccaaaaaaaaaaaactaaccaaaaaaaaaaaaacggctaaatatacctataaactaagttACGGATTAAAAAATAcagattagctcaaacaaaaatttagcatGCACGGGCGGCTGTGGCGCAGTTGGCAGCTggagttgtcctgggaccgaagggATGGCGGTTCGATTCCtgccactgtcgaagtgcccttgggcaaggcaccattggtgtgtgtgaatgtgtgcgtagAAGGGTAAATAGATGTGTGCTAatctaaagcgctttgggcatggtaaccacgtagataaatgcgctatataagtattgtccatttaccatttttaccatttatgttggtcttaacagggagcagctggattcagccatattaAATGTGTTGTGTCatgttcactgttgccaccagagggcagtgtgtccgccctaatcaataaaacgaaatgcaaacactttcaaaccaaaccattacaatgcccctctaattaaacgaatcctggaagcagcaaaattcgaaGCTTTCTTTCTAATCTATCATAAAATGACGCGGAGTTGACGCAGAATTAACTTGTTGCACTACTTTAAATGTGACCTATGacccaaaatgagtttgacacccctgagaTAGAGGGCTACcaattgaaataaatggaaTAAAGCATGTAAACTGGaagcaaaacctggtctaaaacacaTATTTTCCTGGATTTAGTCCATGACGAAAATAGGgtcctgtgtgtctgcaaacccCTTAAACTTACTCACCAAACCCagattaagaaccactgctttagAAGTACAAAGTGATTATGATCAGTGATTGGCACTCATGCCCCAGTGCAAAAAGTACAATGGCGCTTAGCCCTTTGACTTTGGAAATTCCATAAGCGGATGTTTCTAGAACAACGGGTCGTTGGAATACAACAGAGTAAGAGACACTTAGTGCTATATTCTTGCTCATCTCTACAGGGCTACTTCTGTTCGTGATGTCAATGCTGCGACTCAAAGCAATCTGGAACTAAGACAAGGGAACCACATCACACAAAACATGGTAAGTCTATGAGCTTATACTTTCCACTCGTTCTCACATCTCAGAGATGGGAGGGGAGTGAGATTTTTTCCTTATCTACAAGAAATTTTATTTTCTGATCTTTCCTAAAGGTGGATGCTAGACTGACGCCCCTGGCAGCTATGGGGCTGGACCGAGGCACCCTGATTCACGACGGTCTCCGCCTCCACGGCGGCGTTGTGTATCCAGGAATCCGAACGCTGCAGGCGGAAAAGAATCGAGAGGCGGGAGTTCTCCCGTTAGGCTACAATCGGGATGGTCTACCTGAGCTTGTCTACAAGCCAGATGGCTCTCTGGACAGTCGTAAAGCCACTAATGGATACCTGGGCCTCTATAAGGGCATTCCTCCTAATCTCCACAAACCGGTGCTGATTCCTGGAGCGGAAAGTTTAAGCTTGGAGCGAAGGCTGGCACCTGGGGAAAAAGCTCCTGAAATGGGCTTGGCCGGGACCGGCAGCAGCTACCTTCGTCTGCCTTGGCTCAACCCCTATCCAGAGGCGAGCATGTATCCCTTTATAGACTCATCCAAGTATGCGCTAAACATGTATAAAGCTTCGTTGCTCAGCCAACCCAACCCCTACCTTCCCCAGCATCTGGCCTACCCTTCTCTTTGCGGACCCCAAGGTGGAACCGTCAACCCTGTCGCAGTGACTTCTGCTGCCGAAAGGCTGTACTACATGCCCACTTACCCACCTCCTGCTATGTCCTCTCCCTTGGTGGCACCCCAAATGAGGATTCCACCGGTCTCAGTGGCACCCACATCACTTGTGCATTGCCAGGACAAGGGCCTTGGAGTCGGGCCGCCATTTGTACAACAGCTTCACCAACCTTCCCCTCTTCCTCAGCATCATCCGTCTGCGATCGACAGGGAGCGATCGCCTAACAGGAGCGGTCGACCAAGCAGACCTCCGTCTAGGACTGGCAGCAATAGCACCGGTAGTACAAGCACGAGTGCTACCAGCGGTGGAAATAATAGTCTGCCTACTGACTCCTCACCTCACGCGTCCACTCGCCTCTCGCAAACTCTCATTGACAATTCACTGGATTTACAAAGGCCAGTCGCTAGAATGGGACAACCTCCCGTCTCGTCGGCTTCGATATCTTCATCTCCTGCCACGCAGCCTATTTCTCATCTGTTATCCGTCAGCAGCATAGCGTCAGAGCAGCCCTCTCCGGCCCGGCCGCGGCCGAGGGACGGTGCGCCAGGTGCTGAAAGGAGACCTAGCAGGTCACCCTCAAAGTCCGCTCACCCACCCCAAGCAACCAAAGAATCGGGTGAGAAGCCGTTGGATTTGTCTGGAAGAATACTGGAGTTCGGACTACCTAACGGTTTTCCGATTAAGATGGACACCATTGCTCCAGGTGCACGTTATGGACTTCCGCCAAGTGGAGAACTCCTAAAAGAGAATCTATCCCTCTCCCCCTCCTCCCACCCTCACTCTGTGGTAAACAGCACTTCGTCAAAGGTCTCGGAGAGACCAGAGATGATCAGCACTTTACACTCCTCTTGGGTAGTACCCAGCCAGTCTCCCTCTCAAACTCAGCACGCTCCAGGCTTATCCCCATCTCCCAGACCTAATGTAGATCTGGGGTCCTCACAGGCCAAAGGTTCCTCCCCCTCTGtcataaaacacaaaaatctgGAAAGAGTGCTCCCTCAGCCTCGGAGCTCGTCCTGTCCGAGGATTAGCGAGCCCAACTCTGTTTCTTCGGACTCCTCTTTCATCACAACTAGAGGTCTTTCTCCCAAATCAAACGGGGATTGGTCCAAACACAGCCCTCTGCAATCGGATCACGTACCTGTCATGGGCCACCACAGAGAGGGAGCGGAGAAGAATGTCAAGAGAACCGAAGCGATTCCAGAAGCTTCGTCGTACAAAAGGCCTTTGTTGGAGAACGGTCACCCAGCTGGCCCCCTTTACCTTCCTCAAAGCGATGCATACCTAACCCACAGTTTGGCCTACGCCAATAGATATCTGCACTACCCCATCCCTGACAGCATGGCACTTCACTCCCTGCCGATCGCAGGAAAAGGTCCAGTCTACCCTCACCCGATGTTGCTGGGCAGCAATAGCCTCTACCCAACACATCTGGCAACCAAACCCCCTTTACCTTACCACAATCTCCCACCTGGTTCAGGAGGGGAATACCTTGCATATAATTCACAGGAGATGTCCCACCCACTGATGCAACCTCACTCTGAGAAGCTCTCGGAAAAGGGGGATAGCAGCCTGAAACCTCGGGGACACGAGAAAACAAGGAGTTCTTTTGAGGAAAGAGAGAAGAAGGACATGCGAGAAGGGAGCCAAATAAAGGCCAATAAAGAAGCAATAGCACAGGGACAAAGCGCCAGTCAAGCTAAAACAAGTTCACCGTCTGTAGCTTACCGAGAAAAGATCGAATGCATTGACCTGGTCCACTCCGACACTGATGCAGAGTCTACTCCAACAGTCCAGAAAGCACCCTCTGGTGAATCCTCAGCTTTTGACCAAAACGAACGTTACCCTAGCAACCAAAACAAAACCAGGGCGGAGTACGAGGCAACATTTCACCTTCCGTTTCACAGTCTCTCCGGACACAGCCCCGCACAGAAGGCTCATCCCGTAGACGGACCGCAGGAAACTCCCTACGGCAAGCCAAAGGTTCAGGATGCGGGTTGTCCTGGAGGGACACCAAACGATCAGGGGAAGCGAGAAGAAGAGGAAGACTCCTCGGAGGAACAGTGCCCCAGCCCGGACCCCGCAGATGACGACCAGAGCACTTTGCGTTGCGCCCGGACGTCCGGCGAGCGTAGCTCTGGCAAGGACAAAAAGGAACGGGACAGCAGGACTCCTCACTTCACTCCAAATTGCACAGTTATGGCCAAGGAGGCCAACCGGGACGCGTTGACGTGCAGAGATGCCGAAATGGAAGACAGCTTGGTGGATTTGGGAGAGTCTCAAGGAGAGGGTGAAGACGAGGACGATGACGATGGCCAGAACGCAAAGGGCTCCCGCCGTTCTAGCCTGGCCAAGAGAATCGCTAACTCCTCGGGCTACGTCGGCGACCGCTTTAAGTGCGTTACCACCGAGCTGTACGCAGACTCCAGCAAGCTGAGCCGTGAGCAGAGAGCTCTGCAGGTAAGATCAGTTAACATTTGTCTGTGTTTGTATAAGTGAACAGTGCAGCGGATGTCGGTCAATTCAAGATATGAGCCTCAGATATTTTGTACAGTGGAACCCCTAAGGttgaaccatagacttcactctCAGTTGACGGagctcggggccgatccgtagggggcctattttagaaaacttaaaattcatatgttttcaaaaccaaagccgctagcgaccgaaaaccaaaacaggcacctcccttagaaatatgagtctccatgagcagcgggatCAAAAAATTGTTATCCCCTATAAAAAtcccaattatttttttgtatactgaaagaaaacaaaacttaaaatggctataaaattatcaaattttacgctagatgcacaaaaatcaccaaatgcagagataatcgcctatattttcaggatcaata
It includes:
- the bcor gene encoding BCL-6 corepressor isoform X2: MVDARLTPLAAMGLDRGTLIHDGLRLHGGVVYPGIRTLQAEKNREAGVLPLGYNRDGLPELVYKPDGSLDSRKATNGYLGLYKGIPPNLHKPVLIPGAESLSLERRLAPGEKAPEMGLAGTGSSYLRLPWLNPYPEASMYPFIDSSKYALNMYKASLLSQPNPYLPQHLAYPSLCGPQGGTVNPVAVTSAAERLYYMPTYPPPAMSSPLVAPQMRIPPVSVAPTSLVHCQDKGLGVGPPFVQQLHQPSPLPQHHPSAIDRERSPNRSGRPSRPPSRTGSNSTGSTSTSATSGGNNSLPTDSSPHASTRLSQTLIDNSLDLQRPVARMGQPPVSSASISSSPATQPISHLLSVSSIASEQPSPARPRPRDGAPGAERRPSRSPSKSAHPPQATKESGEKPLDLSGRILEFGLPNGFPIKMDTIAPGARYGLPPSGELLKENLSLSPSSHPHSVVNSTSSKVSERPEMISTLHSSWVVPSQSPSQTQHAPGLSPSPRPNVDLGSSQAKGSSPSVIKHKNLERVLPQPRSSSCPRISEPNSVSSDSSFITTRGLSPKSNGDWSKHSPLQSDHVPVMGHHREGAEKNVKRTEAIPEASSYKRPLLENGHPAGPLYLPQSDAYLTHSLAYANRYLHYPIPDSMALHSLPIAGKGPVYPHPMLLGSNSLYPTHLATKPPLPYHNLPPGSGGEYLAYNSQEMSHPLMQPHSEKLSEKGDSSLKPRGHEKTRSSFEEREKKDMREGSQIKANKEAIAQGQSASQAKTSSPSVAYREKIECIDLVHSDTDAESTPTVQKAPSGESSAFDQNERYPSNQNKTRAEYEATFHLPFHSLSGHSPAQKAHPVDGPQETPYGKPKVQDAGCPGGTPNDQGKREEEEDSSEEQCPSPDPADDDQSTLRCARTSGERSSGKDKKERDSRTPHFTPNCTVMAKEANRDALTCRDAEMEDSLVDLGESQGEGEDEDDDDGQNAKGSRRSSLAKRIANSSGYVGDRFKCVTTELYADSSKLSREQRALQRAMMRFSELELKEKEGGGCSGGGNVCVSAPTAGRELAEGQRRERALEFGQYATRQGEREGVLLAYPNNRVTVLQRCDGARRPDSDGGTSGSAASRESPEEALGHDRKRLRVLKMEQDSELEEEERMFLPQKRSRMSADEHEQTSADEDDEEVRKLKVCIELKGLRLSKPAQGGASPDRPPIKQEQPWSRLLGPAQTQQRADINRKWGCERLLNGVAAPPLHPGGQVKDRAHPPPGPFSGDRGLKEPRRGPPSPGAEPSPGGAPPLKLRRHSDTDKPKGKRPCKTKHTGPRERERRKEGEPNSPGRRFAADLETAEDDKPSERREAPRKRAASPNGYPGSPVEPCSPAALCPPPPHPQADGRAVGVSPEVVGAHRMPDAPAARPVPPEARRLIVNKNAGETLLQRAARLGYEEVVLYCLENRVCEVNHRDYAGYCALHEACARGWLSIVQHLLDYGADINCSAQDGTRPIHDAVENDHLDVVRVLLSYGADPTLATYSGRGLLKMTHSDIMERFLTDYFADLQGSADDDPGLYWEFYGSAVCESAEEGGAYDILADPPGPDEDDEDDKREVFEFEFSDRPLLPCYNIQVSVSHGPRNWLLLSDVLRRLRMSARGFRQAFPHMEVVTVSEAEFYRQASLSQLFSCPEELEGFQPDSKELLDLVEDSAELAALLGSTLECLDDRWEQARDKLKDRIKAAGQVGLLLHNKH
- the bcor gene encoding BCL-6 corepressor isoform X3, coding for MVDARLTPLAAMGLDRGTLIHDGLRLHGGVVYPGIRTLQAEKNREAGVLPLGYNRDGLPELVYKPDGSLDSRKATNGYLGLYKGIPPNLHKPVLIPGAESLSLERRLAPGEKAPEMGLAGTGSSYLRLPWLNPYPEASMYPFIDSSKYALNMYKASLLSQPNPYLPQHLAYPSLCGPQGGTVNPVAVTSAAERLYYMPTYPPPAMSSPLVAPQMRIPPVSVAPTSLVHCQDKGLGVGPPFVQQLHQPSPLPQHHPSAIDRERSPNRSGRPSRPPSRTGSNSTGSTSTSATSGGNNSLPTDSSPHASTRLSQTLIDNSLDLQRPVARMGQPPVSSASISSSPATQPISHLLSVSSIASEQPSPARPRPRDGAPGAERRPSRSPSKSAHPPQATKESGEKPLDLSGRILEFGLPNGFPIKMDTIAPGARYGLPPSGELLKENLSLSPSSHPHSVVNSTSSKVSERPEMISTLHSSWVVPSQSPSQTQHAPGLSPSPRPNVDLGSSQAKGSSPSVIKHKNLERVLPQPRSSSCPRISEPNSVSSDSSFITTRGLSPKSNGDWSKHSPLQSDHVPVMGHHREGAEKNVKRTEAIPEASSYKRPLLENGHPAGPLYLPQSDAYLTHSLAYANRYLHYPIPDSMALHSLPIAGKGPVYPHPMLLGSNSLYPTHLATKPPLPYHNLPPGSGGEYLAYNSQEMSHPLMQPHSEKLSEKGDSSLKPRGHEKTRSSFEEREKKDMREGSQIKANKEAIAQGQSASQAKTSSPSVAYREKIECIDLVHSDTDAESTPTVQKAPSGESSAFDQNERYPSNQNKTRAEYEATFHLPFHSLSGHSPAQKAHPVDGPQETPYGKPKVQDAGCPGGTPNDQGKREEEEDSSEEQCPSPDPADDDQSTLRCARTSGERSSGKDKKERDSRTPHFTPNCTVMAKEANRDALTCRDAEMEDSLVDLGESQGEGEDEDDDDGQNAKGSRRSSLAKRIANSSGYVGDRFKCVTTELYADSSKLSREQRALQMEVISREGSNISQPAANWERAMMRFSELELKEKEGGGCSGGGNVCVSAPTAGRELAEGQRRERALEFGQYATRQGEREGVLLAYPNNRVTVLQRCDGARRPDSDGGTSGSAASRESPEEALGHDRKRLRVLKMEQDSELEEEERMFLPQKRSRMSADEHEQTSADEDDEEVRKLKVCIELKGLRLSKPAQGGASPDRPPIKQEQPWSRLLGPAQTQQRADINRKWGCERLLNGVAAPPLHPGGQVKDRAHPPPGPFSGDRGLKEPRRGPPSPGAEPSPGGAPPLKLRRHSDTDKPKGKRPCKTKHTGPRERERRKEGEPNSPGRRFAADLETAEDDKPSERREAPRKRAASPNGYPGSPVEPCSPAALCPPPPHPQADGRAVGVSPEVVGAHRMPDAPAARPVPPEARRLIVNKNAGETLLQRAARLGYEEVVLYCLENRVCEVNHRDYAGYCALHEACARGWLSIVQHLLDYGADINCSAQDGTRPIHDAVENDHLDVVRVLLSYGADPTLATYSGRGLLKMTHSDIMERFLTDYFADLQGSADDDPGLYWEFYGSAVCESAEEGGAYDILADPPGPDEDDEDDKREVFEFEFSDRPLLPCYNIQS
- the bcor gene encoding BCL-6 corepressor isoform X1, which gives rise to MVDARLTPLAAMGLDRGTLIHDGLRLHGGVVYPGIRTLQAEKNREAGVLPLGYNRDGLPELVYKPDGSLDSRKATNGYLGLYKGIPPNLHKPVLIPGAESLSLERRLAPGEKAPEMGLAGTGSSYLRLPWLNPYPEASMYPFIDSSKYALNMYKASLLSQPNPYLPQHLAYPSLCGPQGGTVNPVAVTSAAERLYYMPTYPPPAMSSPLVAPQMRIPPVSVAPTSLVHCQDKGLGVGPPFVQQLHQPSPLPQHHPSAIDRERSPNRSGRPSRPPSRTGSNSTGSTSTSATSGGNNSLPTDSSPHASTRLSQTLIDNSLDLQRPVARMGQPPVSSASISSSPATQPISHLLSVSSIASEQPSPARPRPRDGAPGAERRPSRSPSKSAHPPQATKESGEKPLDLSGRILEFGLPNGFPIKMDTIAPGARYGLPPSGELLKENLSLSPSSHPHSVVNSTSSKVSERPEMISTLHSSWVVPSQSPSQTQHAPGLSPSPRPNVDLGSSQAKGSSPSVIKHKNLERVLPQPRSSSCPRISEPNSVSSDSSFITTRGLSPKSNGDWSKHSPLQSDHVPVMGHHREGAEKNVKRTEAIPEASSYKRPLLENGHPAGPLYLPQSDAYLTHSLAYANRYLHYPIPDSMALHSLPIAGKGPVYPHPMLLGSNSLYPTHLATKPPLPYHNLPPGSGGEYLAYNSQEMSHPLMQPHSEKLSEKGDSSLKPRGHEKTRSSFEEREKKDMREGSQIKANKEAIAQGQSASQAKTSSPSVAYREKIECIDLVHSDTDAESTPTVQKAPSGESSAFDQNERYPSNQNKTRAEYEATFHLPFHSLSGHSPAQKAHPVDGPQETPYGKPKVQDAGCPGGTPNDQGKREEEEDSSEEQCPSPDPADDDQSTLRCARTSGERSSGKDKKERDSRTPHFTPNCTVMAKEANRDALTCRDAEMEDSLVDLGESQGEGEDEDDDDGQNAKGSRRSSLAKRIANSSGYVGDRFKCVTTELYADSSKLSREQRALQMEVISREGSNISQPAANWERAMMRFSELELKEKEGGGCSGGGNVCVSAPTAGRELAEGQRRERALEFGQYATRQGEREGVLLAYPNNRVTVLQRCDGARRPDSDGGTSGSAASRESPEEALGHDRKRLRVLKMEQDSELEEEERMFLPQKRSRMSADEHEQTSADEDDEEVRKLKVCIELKGLRLSKPAQGGASPDRPPIKQEQPWSRLLGPAQTQQRADINRKWGCERLLNGVAAPPLHPGGQVKDRAHPPPGPFSGDRGLKEPRRGPPSPGAEPSPGGAPPLKLRRHSDTDKPKGKRPCKTKHTGPRERERRKEGEPNSPGRRFAADLETAEDDKPSERREAPRKRAASPNGYPGSPVEPCSPAALCPPPPHPQADGRAVGVSPEVVGAHRMPDAPAARPVPPEARRLIVNKNAGETLLQRAARLGYEEVVLYCLENRVCEVNHRDYAGYCALHEACARGWLSIVQHLLDYGADINCSAQDGTRPIHDAVENDHLDVVRVLLSYGADPTLATYSGRGLLKMTHSDIMERFLTDYFADLQGSADDDPGLYWEFYGSAVCESAEEGGAYDILADPPGPDEDDEDDKREVFEFEFSDRPLLPCYNIQVSVSHGPRNWLLLSDVLRRLRMSARGFRQAFPHMEVVTVSEAEFYRQASLSQLFSCPEELEGFQPDSKELLDLVEDSAELAALLGSTLECLDDRWEQARDKLKDRIKAAGQVGLLLHNKH